A single window of Candidatus Margulisiibacteriota bacterium DNA harbors:
- the hydE gene encoding [FeFe] hydrogenase H-cluster radical SAM maturase HydE: MLTEIEVLTLLEAETEDLSALYKKADMVRKENMGDNVYLRGIIEISNYCKKSCNYCGIRSKIKNINRYRMPTAEILQACKDLEKNGMTTVVIQAGEDDKLSKEYIGGLLQQIKKETKLAITLSLGEQNEETLLHWKKLGMDRYLIRYESSDPLLFKKAHPDDDLTIRLECIKTMQKLGIQTGSGFLIGIPGQTLEGLAKEIIFCTKLDLDMIGIGPFIPHPDTPFGNIANPFEKEIFFKVIAILRLLNPKAHIPSTTAFDAIQPNGRNLLLQRGANVFMPNATPQKYRKMYQLYPNKPCVDESGDDCAKCVQGRIISIGRKIGTDQGHSIKEKK; encoded by the coding sequence ATGTTAACTGAAATAGAAGTATTAACTTTGCTCGAAGCTGAAACTGAGGATCTCTCTGCATTATACAAAAAAGCGGACATGGTTAGGAAAGAAAATATGGGCGACAATGTTTATCTGCGTGGCATTATTGAGATATCTAACTACTGTAAAAAAAGCTGTAATTACTGCGGTATACGTTCAAAAATTAAAAACATCAACAGGTACAGGATGCCAACAGCAGAAATACTCCAAGCGTGTAAAGATTTAGAAAAAAATGGCATGACAACTGTAGTTATACAAGCTGGAGAAGACGATAAGCTATCAAAAGAGTATATTGGGGGTCTCCTGCAACAAATCAAAAAAGAAACTAAACTAGCAATAACTCTTTCGCTTGGTGAACAAAATGAAGAAACTTTGCTACACTGGAAAAAATTAGGAATGGACAGATACCTTATTCGCTACGAAAGTTCAGACCCACTACTTTTCAAAAAAGCACATCCAGATGATGATTTAACTATAAGATTAGAATGTATCAAAACCATGCAAAAACTTGGCATACAAACAGGATCTGGGTTTTTAATTGGAATACCTGGGCAAACACTTGAAGGTCTCGCTAAAGAAATAATTTTCTGTACAAAACTTGATTTAGACATGATTGGAATTGGACCTTTTATTCCACACCCAGATACACCATTTGGAAATATAGCTAACCCATTTGAAAAAGAAATATTCTTCAAGGTTATTGCTATCCTGCGGTTGCTAAACCCAAAAGCACATATACCATCAACGACAGCATTTGATGCTATACAGCCGAATGGACGTAATCTGCTTTTACAAAGAGGAGCAAATGTCTTTATGCCCAATGCTACCCCTCAAAAATACAGAAAAATGTATCAATTATATCCAAACAAGCCTTGCGTGGATGAAAGTGGAGACGACTGTGCAAAATGTGTACAAGGAAGAATTATTTCAATTGGACGAAAAATTGGGACCGACCAAGGTCATAGTATAAAGGAGAAAAAATGA